Proteins found in one Oncorhynchus mykiss isolate Arlee chromosome 3, USDA_OmykA_1.1, whole genome shotgun sequence genomic segment:
- the LOC110505184 gene encoding uncharacterized protein LOC110505184 — protein MAKVLMTSNSKRDLWNILSIALITAGAWAQTVTQKPDEVVYKLAQNASMDCQFIHTPDQQVAKNPILYWHKITNLTQMTRLWPDPESPYKDRVEVLDSDRNSPNRSVLLKNVQWEDSSGKYECKLSYRAAKQDKRTKGSGVKLLIHDSMFFGLDPENETQLMCAVNVSRDDGFFLSLLQDGSKVFQKTIDPLHPSMSLYVTLSVILPLEKGKNYECQIHLSSTMIMSQPFKQPLETPAVEKVLPEPVFLFVAILLVPITVLLTLLTALLVLSR, from the exons ATGGCAAAAGTTTTGATGACTTCAAATTCAAAGAGAGATTTGTGGAACATTCTAAGTATTGCCCTCATCACTGCAG GAGCCTGGGCCCAGACAGTTACCCAGAAACCTGATGAGGTTGTGTATAAACTGGCTCAGAATGCCTCAATGGACTGCCAGTTCATCCACACTCCAGACCAGCAGGTGGCAAAGAATCCCATTCTCTACTGGCATAAAATTACAAATTTGACCCAAATGACAAGACTGTGGCCTGACCCAGAGTCACCGTACAAGGATCGTGTGGAGGTTCTGGACAGCGACCGCAACTCACCGAACAGATCTGTACTTCTGAAGAATGTCCAGTGGGAGGATAGCAGTGGAAAGTATGAGTGTAAACTGTCTTATAGGGCCGCCAAACAAGATAAGAGGACGAAAGGGAGCGGCGTTAAGCTGTTGATACATG ATTCGATGTTCTTTGGGCTTGACCCTGAGAATGAGACCCAACTCATGTGTGCTGTGAATGTTTCCCGGGATGATGGGTTTTTCTTATCCTTGCTACAAGACGGATCTAAAGTATTCCAAAAGACCATTGATCCTCTTCACCCCAGCATGTCACTGTATGTTACCCTGTCTGTGATCCTCCCCTTGGAGAAGGGAAAGAATTATGAGTGTCAAATCCACCTGAGCTCCACCATGATAATGAGCCAGCCCTTCAAACAGCCGCTTGAGACGCCAG CAGTAGAGAAGGTGCTTCCTGAACCAGTTTTCTTGTTCGTGGCCATCCTCCTGGTCCCCATCACCGTGCTTCTGACTCTGCTCACAGCCCTTCTTGTTCTAAGCAGATAA